A single genomic interval of Pseudomonas sp. FeN3W harbors:
- a CDS encoding fructose-2,6-bisphosphatase, with protein MQIILVRHGRPDHGAARWSTPVGMKTWVERYNSADVVASERPQNLVELAGSVGIVVCSSVQRCIESRAYLGCDCCELPDPLFAEAHLPYPEWGLPLLPSRFWRLVFRSAWFLGFASHTEHIRESRRRASAAAERLIELAEANESVLLMGHKIMNALIARQLRQRGWCGPALPLLSGYWQPSRYSKSER; from the coding sequence ATGCAGATCATCCTCGTGCGGCACGGTAGACCCGATCATGGAGCAGCGCGCTGGAGCACGCCGGTCGGCATGAAGACCTGGGTAGAGCGCTACAACTCTGCCGATGTCGTCGCTAGCGAGCGTCCGCAAAATCTGGTCGAGCTGGCGGGTTCGGTTGGCATCGTGGTCTGCAGCTCCGTGCAGCGCTGCATAGAATCGCGCGCATACCTGGGATGCGACTGCTGCGAGCTGCCCGATCCACTGTTCGCGGAGGCGCACCTGCCATACCCGGAGTGGGGCCTGCCGCTATTACCGTCGCGCTTCTGGCGCTTGGTGTTCCGTAGCGCCTGGTTCCTCGGTTTCGCCAGCCATACCGAGCACATCCGCGAGTCCCGCAGGCGCGCCAGTGCGGCGGCAGAACGGTTGATAGAGCTGGCCGAGGCCAATGAAAGCGTGCTGCTGATGGGGCACAAGATCATGAACGCGTTGATCGCCCGGCAGCTTCGTCAGCGCGGCTGGTGTGGTCCAGCGCTGCCGCTGCTCAGCGGCTACTGGCAGCCGAGTCGCTACTCAAAATCTGAGCGATGA
- a CDS encoding methyl-accepting chemotaxis protein: MPRLFTDLGFRWKITLPIAALALLLVLMGIFGMRGIERVTGSSEVLATRHLPAIGLLLNADRDLYQAFVAERSLLDSDAGEHVQALKASHAENLRQAYDRVQKYAAMQPGAEALALVEQFNGGFQQWSAVSQRVIEQVDLDPQAASALSFGDSEARFDAMRDAIDKLGELEGAAAEAEGAAAIAEGAATSSQQTVVLIIGLLGCALLILGLPLVVLRPMRRLLDRLKQIADGDGDLRARLEVHSADELGQLGNAFNRFLDKLQPLIAEVGRVTAEVETAARGMAAMAETNDQLISSEHAAVDQVTTAATEMSAAVHEVALNAQNASDAARAAETQSRQGASVVSSTIQSIRQLAGEVEGASQTIGALAEETASIGAVLEVIRGIAEQTNLLALNAAIEAARAGEQGRGFAVVADEVRALAARTQDSTKDIQARIERLQSGVGKAVQAMQTGSDEARDSVERASGVDQVLAETSVSVQRINDMAAQIATACEEQSCVTEEIARNITDIRDLSNEAATYSSQSMLASQKLSGLSKTLAELVGRFRT, translated from the coding sequence ATGCCCCGCCTGTTCACCGATCTCGGATTCCGCTGGAAGATCACCTTGCCCATTGCGGCGCTGGCCCTGTTGCTGGTGCTGATGGGCATTTTCGGGATGCGCGGCATCGAGCGCGTCACCGGCTCCAGTGAGGTCTTGGCCACACGCCATCTGCCGGCCATCGGTCTGCTGCTCAATGCCGATCGCGACCTGTATCAGGCCTTCGTCGCCGAGCGTAGCCTGCTCGACAGCGATGCTGGCGAGCATGTGCAGGCACTCAAGGCCAGCCATGCGGAAAACCTCAGGCAGGCCTACGACCGTGTGCAGAAGTACGCAGCCATGCAACCGGGCGCCGAGGCACTGGCGCTGGTCGAGCAATTCAATGGCGGCTTTCAGCAATGGTCTGCGGTATCGCAGCGGGTCATCGAGCAGGTCGATCTCGATCCTCAGGCCGCCAGCGCGCTGAGCTTCGGTGACAGTGAGGCGCGCTTCGATGCCATGCGCGATGCCATCGACAAACTCGGTGAACTCGAAGGCGCAGCCGCCGAGGCCGAGGGCGCGGCGGCGATCGCCGAGGGCGCCGCCACATCCAGTCAGCAGACCGTGGTGCTGATCATCGGCCTGCTGGGCTGCGCACTGCTCATCCTCGGTCTGCCGCTGGTGGTGTTGCGCCCGATGCGCCGTTTGCTCGATCGGCTGAAGCAGATCGCCGATGGCGATGGCGACCTGCGTGCTCGCCTGGAGGTGCATTCGGCTGACGAGCTGGGCCAGCTCGGCAATGCCTTCAACCGCTTTCTCGACAAGCTGCAGCCGCTGATCGCCGAGGTCGGACGGGTTACCGCTGAGGTCGAGACAGCCGCGCGTGGCATGGCGGCGATGGCTGAAACCAACGATCAGTTGATCAGCAGCGAACACGCCGCGGTCGATCAGGTGACCACCGCGGCGACCGAGATGAGCGCGGCGGTGCACGAAGTTGCGCTCAATGCGCAGAATGCATCGGACGCCGCGCGTGCGGCGGAAACCCAGTCACGCCAGGGCGCGTCGGTCGTCAGCAGCACCATCCAGTCGATCCGTCAGCTGGCCGGGGAGGTCGAAGGCGCATCGCAGACCATCGGTGCGCTGGCCGAGGAAACCGCCAGCATCGGCGCGGTGCTCGAAGTGATTCGCGGCATCGCCGAGCAGACCAATCTCCTCGCGCTCAACGCCGCCATCGAGGCGGCGCGCGCCGGTGAGCAGGGCCGTGGCTTCGCCGTGGTGGCCGACGAGGTAAGGGCACTGGCCGCGCGCACGCAGGATTCGACCAAGGATATCCAGGCGCGCATCGAGCGCCTGCAGAGTGGCGTCGGCAAGGCCGTACAGGCCATGCAGACCGGCAGTGACGAGGCGCGAGACAGTGTCGAGCGGGCATCCGGTGTCGATCAGGTGCTGGCGGAAACCTCCGTGTCGGTGCAGCGCATCAACGATATGGCCGCCCAGATCGCCACCGCGTGCGAGGAGCAGAGCTGCGTCACCGAGGAAATCGCTCGCAACATCACAGATATCCGTGACCTGTCCAACGAGGCGGCCACTTACTCCTCGCAGAGCATGCTCGCCAGTCAAAAGCTGTCCGGGCTGTCGAAGACGCTGGCGGAACTGGTTGGCCGTTTCCGCACCTGA
- a CDS encoding HPF/RaiA family ribosome-associated protein, whose protein sequence is MQVQVNSNHIPGSVELHEWVGTTVEDRLERFDDFLTRVEVHVSDENAQKAGADDKRCQIEARPKGHQAMSVTHKAESLQLAVDGAADKMQHALEHLMGKLDARVLSSGELNDPLLDEQPQAVKDAMLEEEFLQKQDELDK, encoded by the coding sequence ATGCAAGTGCAGGTCAATAGCAACCACATCCCCGGCAGCGTAGAGCTGCATGAGTGGGTCGGCACGACCGTTGAGGATCGGCTCGAGCGTTTCGATGACTTCCTCACCCGAGTGGAAGTCCATGTCAGCGATGAAAACGCGCAGAAGGCCGGTGCCGACGACAAGCGTTGCCAGATCGAGGCGCGGCCCAAGGGGCATCAGGCGATGTCGGTGACGCACAAGGCCGAGTCGCTGCAGCTGGCGGTCGATGGCGCGGCGGACAAGATGCAGCATGCGCTGGAACATCTGATGGGCAAGCTGGACGCCCGCGTACTGTCCAGCGGCGAGTTGAATGATCCGCTACTCGACGAGCAGCCTCAGGCCGTCAAGGATGCGATGCTCGAAGAGGAGTTCCTCCAAAAGCAGGACGAGCTCGATAAGTGA
- a CDS encoding MFS transporter translates to MQISLATRGAALINARPGELRAALAGFSLFFCLFSGYFMLRPIRESMGIQGGVENLQWLFTATFIAMLVAVPLFAWLNSRVARIHYIDWVYGFFCANLLLFAGLFFLLGDSVWLARVFYVWISVYNLFVVSVAWSLMADVFDAHQARRLFAFIAAGASVGGLVGPATSALLVGVLGQFGLMLLAALLLVAAVALKHYLMVWRETLGAGRPGAEHAESPRRPVAGNPFSGLTRVLGSGYLLGIAAFVLLLTTASTFLYFEQARLVAELFPDRAEQVRVFGAIDFVVQAGALLSQLFITGRIAQRLGVRILLAAVPALVCLGFVGLALAPTFAVLAAVMVVRRVGEYAFVRPGREMLFAPLDAESKYKAKNFIDTVVYRGGDALSGWAKSLLDSLGQGVWLIALVGALCAAIWGVLGWLLGGRADRAGATPADSSGPATGRST, encoded by the coding sequence ATGCAGATTTCGCTAGCCACCCGCGGGGCCGCGCTGATCAATGCCCGCCCCGGCGAGCTGCGTGCCGCGCTGGCCGGCTTCAGCCTGTTCTTCTGCCTCTTCTCTGGCTACTTCATGCTGCGGCCGATTCGCGAGTCGATGGGCATTCAGGGCGGCGTCGAGAACCTGCAATGGCTGTTCACCGCGACCTTCATCGCCATGCTGGTGGCGGTGCCGCTGTTCGCCTGGCTCAACTCGCGGGTGGCGCGCATCCATTACATCGACTGGGTGTACGGCTTCTTCTGCGCCAACCTGCTCCTGTTCGCCGGGCTGTTCTTCCTGCTCGGCGACAGCGTCTGGCTGGCGCGGGTGTTCTACGTGTGGATCTCGGTCTACAACCTGTTCGTGGTCTCGGTGGCCTGGAGCCTGATGGCCGATGTGTTCGACGCACACCAGGCGCGCCGGTTGTTCGCCTTCATCGCCGCTGGCGCCAGCGTGGGCGGGCTGGTCGGACCGGCGACGAGTGCGCTCTTGGTCGGCGTACTCGGTCAGTTCGGGCTGATGCTGTTGGCGGCGCTTTTGCTGGTCGCCGCGGTGGCGCTCAAGCACTACCTGATGGTCTGGCGCGAGACGCTGGGAGCCGGCCGCCCCGGCGCCGAGCACGCCGAAAGCCCACGACGACCGGTCGCGGGCAATCCGTTCAGTGGCCTGACGCGGGTGCTGGGCTCGGGCTATCTGCTCGGCATCGCGGCCTTCGTATTGCTGCTGACGACCGCCAGTACCTTTCTCTATTTCGAACAGGCAAGGCTGGTCGCCGAGCTGTTTCCGGATCGTGCCGAGCAGGTGCGGGTGTTCGGTGCGATCGATTTCGTGGTGCAGGCGGGTGCTCTGCTGTCGCAGCTGTTCATCACCGGGCGAATCGCGCAGCGACTGGGCGTGCGGATTCTGCTGGCCGCAGTGCCGGCGCTGGTCTGCCTGGGCTTCGTCGGTCTGGCGCTGGCGCCGACCTTTGCCGTGCTGGCCGCGGTGATGGTCGTGCGTCGAGTGGGCGAATACGCCTTTGTCCGCCCGGGCCGCGAGATGCTCTTCGCGCCATTGGATGCCGAGAGCAAGTACAAGGCGAAGAACTTCATCGACACCGTGGTCTATCGCGGCGGCGATGCCCTGAGTGGCTGGGCCAAGAGCCTGCTCGACAGCCTCGGTCAGGGCGTCTGGTTGATTGCCCTGGTTGGCGCCTTGTGCGCGGCGATCTGGGGTGTGCTGGGTTGGCTGCTCGGTGGGCGGGCTGACCGTGCTGGCGCCACACCAGCCGACTCGTCTGGGCCCGCAACCGGACGAAGCACCTGA
- a CDS encoding ATP-binding protein, with protein MNVQGSVSQVLLIEENSQIGHARRVAQRLAEQHGFDATDAGRVALLATELGSNLLKHATRGELHLRVIDGRDGRGVEIIAVDRGPGFELDQCLTDGFSTHGTQGIGLGALARQAQVFDVYSDARGSVVLAQLFPRCVQPPSWRYGVSQHPYPGEQVCGDTWQLAFDGQRCSALVIDGIGHGELARQAAEAGAAAFAETPLDSPFALFSNMHLAMNGTRGGAAAIAHFDSQRQTLDFAGIGNIGASLIGSEGSRGLASHPGIVGIRFRKAHVFDYPLGEARLLVLYSDGLQTRWNLRDYPGLVHRHPAIIATLLHRDFCRGRDDVTVLALNLEAPRG; from the coding sequence ATGAACGTTCAGGGAAGCGTCTCTCAGGTCCTGCTGATCGAAGAAAACAGCCAGATCGGCCACGCCCGCCGCGTCGCCCAGCGGCTGGCCGAACAGCATGGCTTCGACGCCACCGATGCCGGGCGTGTCGCCCTGCTCGCGACCGAGCTGGGCAGCAACCTGCTCAAGCACGCCACCCGCGGCGAGTTGCACTTGCGCGTGATCGATGGACGTGACGGTCGCGGCGTGGAAATCATCGCGGTCGACCGCGGCCCCGGCTTTGAACTCGACCAGTGCCTGACCGACGGTTTTTCCACCCACGGCACCCAAGGCATCGGGCTCGGTGCCCTGGCGCGTCAGGCCCAGGTGTTCGACGTCTATTCCGATGCGCGCGGCTCGGTAGTGCTGGCGCAGCTATTTCCCCGCTGCGTGCAGCCACCGTCGTGGCGCTACGGCGTCAGCCAGCATCCGTACCCGGGTGAACAGGTTTGCGGCGACACCTGGCAGCTGGCCTTCGATGGGCAGCGTTGCAGTGCCCTGGTCATCGACGGCATCGGCCATGGCGAGCTTGCCCGCCAGGCCGCCGAGGCAGGCGCCGCGGCGTTTGCAGAAACCCCGCTGGATTCCCCCTTCGCCCTGTTCAGCAACATGCACCTGGCGATGAACGGCACTCGCGGCGGCGCCGCGGCCATCGCGCACTTCGACAGCCAACGACAGACGCTGGATTTCGCCGGCATCGGCAATATCGGCGCCAGCCTGATCGGTAGCGAGGGATCGCGTGGCCTGGCCTCACACCCCGGCATCGTCGGCATACGCTTTCGCAAGGCACATGTCTTCGACTACCCACTGGGCGAGGCGCGGCTCCTGGTGCTCTACAGCGATGGCCTGCAGACACGCTGGAATCTGCGCGACTACCCCGGTCTCGTTCACCGTCACCCAGCTATCATCGCCACACTGTTGCATCGCGACTTCTGCCGCGGCCGCGACGACGTAACCGTGCTGGCACTCAATCTGGAGGCTCCTCGTGGCTGA
- a CDS encoding ATP-binding protein: MADPTPPESSDAGLLEQLRRDNESLRAELEETNQGVLALYAELDTQAEQLRQASDLKSRFLSYMSHEFRTPLGSILSITRLLSDELDGPLSPEQHKQVRFVSSAASELSEMVDDLLDLAKIEAGRVSISPAWFDMLDLFSALRGMFRPIVEGSPIDLIFEEPQDIPRLYTDDKKLAQILRNFISNAVKFTPQGVVRVSARLESPQQVRFAVNDTGIGIAPELHDRLFEDFAQVDSPLQKRLRGTGLGLALCKRFAELLGGHVGVESEPGKGSEFYVILPLAIDTEPSDAA, translated from the coding sequence GTGGCTGATCCGACACCCCCCGAGTCCAGTGACGCCGGCCTGCTCGAGCAGCTGCGCCGCGATAACGAATCGCTGCGCGCCGAGCTCGAAGAAACCAATCAGGGTGTGCTGGCGCTGTATGCCGAGCTGGATACCCAGGCCGAGCAACTGCGCCAGGCGTCGGACCTGAAAAGCCGCTTTCTGTCGTATATGAGTCACGAGTTCCGCACGCCGCTGGGCTCGATTCTCAGCATCACCCGCCTGCTCAGCGATGAACTGGACGGCCCGCTGAGCCCGGAACAGCACAAGCAGGTGCGTTTCGTCAGCTCGGCCGCCAGCGAGCTGAGCGAGATGGTCGACGATCTGCTCGACCTGGCCAAGATCGAAGCTGGCCGCGTCAGTATTTCCCCGGCCTGGTTCGACATGCTCGACCTGTTCTCGGCGTTGCGCGGCATGTTTCGCCCCATCGTCGAGGGCTCGCCGATAGACCTCATCTTCGAAGAACCGCAAGACATTCCACGGCTCTATACCGATGACAAGAAGCTGGCGCAGATCCTGCGCAATTTCATCTCCAATGCGGTGAAATTCACGCCTCAGGGTGTGGTGCGCGTGTCGGCAAGGCTGGAAAGCCCGCAGCAGGTCCGCTTCGCCGTCAACGATACCGGTATCGGCATCGCCCCCGAGCTGCACGATCGGCTTTTCGAGGATTTCGCCCAGGTCGACTCGCCTCTGCAGAAGCGCCTGCGTGGCACCGGCCTCGGCCTGGCGTTGTGCAAGCGTTTCGCCGAGCTGCTCGGCGGTCACGTTGGCGTGGAAAGCGAACCGGGCAAGGGCTCCGAGTTCTACGTGATCCTGCCTCTGGCGATTGATACGGAGCCTTCCGATGCAGCGTGA
- a CDS encoding response regulator, whose translation MQRDSRLLIVDDNAPTRYAMRRVLERHGYQVLEAGTGSEGLELVANAAPDALILDVNLPDMSGFDIARQLRADPNTALLPLIHVSAASIETNDIITGLDAGGDAYLIHPVDPDVLLATLRTLLRVRDTERALRDSEARFREIFFHVAAPIAVLDAELQLHECNHAFELLIGAASPASPLSQSVAAGQEAILAELRAHLRAGERWHTPLQMQVNGETRETEWQISPYRAQGLGLVFVEDVTEQRLRERAQRQEIATTTSQLAHEVAERARTEEQLLQAQKMDALGKLTGGIAHDFNNLLTGIITGIELMKQRIIEGRADSVLRFADASLSSARSAASLTNRLLAFARKQPLDARALDINERIRSLQDLLRRTIGERITLTFDFTAEPAVARVDVSQFESALLNLVINARDALPEGGHIRISTFPSDGSQKQELTPGRYIGLCVSDDGTGIEPGVLDKVFDPFFTTKPQGRGTGLGLSSIYGFALQSGGDASIRSTLGAGTEVTLLLPAANGEQTATPAAAPDSSMRLVGHEHVLVVEDMPSVRMLIVETLIEAGYRCSQAGDVETAQSLLAADSSIDLLLTDVGLPRLSGSQLAEWARRERPTLPVVLMTGYAENASSREGFVDERMELVLKPFEGADLLIKIRGLLDEA comes from the coding sequence ATGCAGCGTGACAGCCGCCTGTTGATCGTCGACGACAACGCCCCGACGCGCTATGCGATGCGCCGGGTGCTGGAGCGCCATGGCTATCAGGTGCTGGAAGCCGGCACCGGCAGCGAAGGCCTGGAACTAGTGGCCAACGCCGCGCCGGATGCGCTGATCCTCGACGTCAACCTGCCGGACATGAGCGGCTTCGATATCGCCCGTCAACTGCGGGCCGATCCGAACACCGCCCTGCTGCCGCTGATTCACGTGTCCGCCGCCTCCATCGAGACCAACGACATCATCACCGGTCTCGACGCCGGCGGCGACGCCTACCTGATCCACCCGGTCGATCCCGACGTGCTGCTGGCGACGCTGCGCACCCTGCTGCGGGTGCGCGATACCGAGCGCGCACTGCGTGACAGCGAAGCGCGCTTCCGGGAAATCTTCTTCCATGTCGCCGCACCCATCGCGGTACTCGACGCCGAGCTGCAGCTGCACGAGTGCAATCACGCATTCGAACTGCTGATCGGCGCCGCCAGCCCGGCTTCGCCCCTGTCGCAAAGCGTCGCCGCGGGGCAGGAAGCGATTCTCGCCGAGCTGCGCGCGCATCTGCGGGCCGGCGAGCGCTGGCATACGCCGCTGCAAATGCAGGTCAATGGCGAGACCCGCGAGACCGAGTGGCAGATTTCCCCGTACCGGGCGCAGGGCCTTGGCCTGGTCTTCGTCGAAGACGTAACCGAACAGCGTCTGCGTGAACGCGCCCAGCGCCAGGAAATCGCGACCACCACCAGCCAGCTGGCCCATGAGGTCGCCGAGCGCGCACGTACCGAAGAGCAGCTGCTACAGGCGCAGAAGATGGATGCGCTGGGCAAACTCACCGGCGGTATCGCCCACGACTTCAACAACCTGCTCACCGGCATCATCACCGGCATAGAGCTGATGAAGCAGCGCATTATCGAAGGCCGTGCCGACAGCGTACTGCGCTTTGCCGACGCCTCGCTGAGTTCGGCGCGCAGTGCCGCATCGCTGACCAATCGCCTGCTGGCGTTCGCCCGCAAGCAGCCACTGGACGCTCGCGCGCTGGACATCAACGAACGCATCCGCTCGCTGCAAGACCTGCTGCGCCGCACGATCGGTGAACGCATCACGCTGACCTTCGATTTCACCGCCGAGCCCGCAGTGGCGCGGGTGGACGTCAGCCAGTTCGAGAGCGCCCTGCTCAACCTGGTGATCAATGCCCGCGATGCGCTGCCCGAAGGCGGGCATATCCGAATCAGTACCTTCCCTTCGGATGGCAGCCAGAAACAGGAACTCACGCCAGGGCGCTACATCGGTTTGTGCGTGAGCGACGACGGCACGGGCATCGAACCCGGCGTGCTGGACAAGGTGTTCGACCCCTTCTTCACCACCAAGCCCCAGGGTCGTGGCACAGGGCTGGGCCTGTCGAGCATCTACGGGTTCGCCTTGCAGTCGGGCGGCGATGCGAGCATTCGCAGCACGCTCGGTGCCGGAACCGAAGTCACCCTGCTGCTGCCCGCCGCCAACGGCGAACAGACAGCGACACCCGCCGCTGCGCCCGACAGCTCGATGCGCCTGGTCGGCCATGAGCACGTGCTGGTGGTGGAGGACATGCCCAGCGTGCGCATGCTGATCGTCGAGACGCTTATCGAGGCCGGCTACCGTTGCAGCCAGGCGGGCGACGTGGAAACCGCGCAGTCGTTGCTCGCGGCCGACTCGTCGATCGACCTGCTGCTGACCGATGTCGGGCTCCCCCGTCTCTCCGGCAGCCAGCTGGCCGAGTGGGCACGCCGCGAGCGCCCGACACTGCCGGTGGTGCTGATGACCGGCTATGCGGAGAACGCTTCCAGTCGCGAGGGCTTCGTCGATGAGCGCATGGAACTGGTACTCAAGCCGTTCGAAGGCGCAGACCTGCTGATCAAGATCCGCGGCCTGCTCGACGAAGCCTGA
- a CDS encoding ATP-binding protein codes for MIVRSSGSQPVRLEQDVVLARQTVRKLTQECAMRLIDQTKLVTAVSELARNTVVYGGGGDMDWQLIEDGTRVGVRLTFRDEGPGIADIKLAMTDGWTSGSGLGLGLTGAKRLVDEFELDSTVGAGTRITITRWT; via the coding sequence ATGATCGTGCGCAGCAGCGGCAGCCAGCCGGTGCGCCTCGAACAGGATGTCGTGCTGGCCCGGCAGACCGTGCGCAAGCTGACCCAGGAATGCGCCATGCGCCTGATCGACCAGACCAAGCTGGTCACGGCGGTCAGCGAGCTAGCGCGTAACACCGTGGTCTACGGCGGCGGTGGCGACATGGATTGGCAGCTGATCGAGGACGGCACGCGGGTCGGCGTGCGCCTGACCTTCCGCGACGAAGGCCCAGGCATCGCCGACATCAAGCTGGCCATGACCGACGGCTGGACGTCCGGCAGCGGCCTCGGCCTGGGGCTGACCGGCGCCAAGCGGCTGGTCGACGAGTTCGAACTCGACAGCACGGTCGGCGCGGGCACCCGAATCACCATCACGCGGTGGACATGA
- a CDS encoding aldo/keto reductase — protein MPTRRQIIQRSAVAAALLALGPLLPSLVRAAAGLRRRAIPSTGEMLPVIGLGTSITHNVSLDDPRMDRLLEVLRVLVEGGGSLIDTAPSYGNAERVVGELVERLGQRGQVFLASKVSSTGRERGMAQIESSFEALQTDTIDLIQVHNLQDTGTQLGLLRELKQEGRVRYIGVTHYLESAHDRLLETLKQEKVDFVQFNYSVSERNAEKQLLPYCADHGIATLINRPFTRGNLLSRVKDKPLPDWAAEIDASSWAQLLLKFILAEPAVTAVIPATSNPRYMADNLLAGQGRLPDARQRQMIVDAFR, from the coding sequence ATGCCGACGCGCCGCCAGATCATCCAACGTTCAGCAGTGGCCGCAGCGCTGCTGGCGCTCGGTCCGCTGCTACCGTCGCTGGTGCGGGCAGCCGCGGGGCTGCGTCGACGCGCGATCCCGTCAACCGGCGAGATGCTGCCCGTCATCGGCCTCGGCACCTCGATCACGCACAATGTCAGCCTCGACGATCCGCGCATGGACCGCCTGCTCGAGGTGCTGCGGGTGCTGGTTGAGGGTGGTGGCTCGCTGATCGACACCGCGCCGAGCTATGGCAATGCCGAGCGCGTCGTCGGTGAGCTGGTCGAGCGCCTGGGCCAGCGCGGCCAGGTATTTCTCGCCAGCAAGGTGTCTTCGACCGGCCGCGAACGCGGCATGGCACAGATCGAATCGAGCTTCGAGGCGCTGCAGACCGACACCATCGACCTGATCCAGGTGCACAACCTGCAGGACACTGGCACCCAGCTCGGCCTGCTGCGCGAACTCAAGCAGGAGGGACGGGTGCGCTACATCGGCGTGACCCATTATCTGGAGTCGGCCCATGACCGGCTGCTGGAGACGCTGAAACAGGAGAAGGTCGACTTCGTGCAGTTCAACTATTCGGTCAGCGAGCGCAACGCCGAGAAGCAGCTGCTGCCGTACTGCGCCGATCACGGCATCGCTACGCTGATCAACCGGCCGTTCACCCGCGGCAATCTGCTGTCCCGCGTCAAAGACAAGCCGCTGCCGGACTGGGCGGCGGAGATCGATGCCAGCTCCTGGGCGCAGCTGCTGCTCAAGTTCATCCTTGCCGAACCGGCGGTAACGGCGGTGATTCCGGCGACTTCCAACCCGCGCTACATGGCCGACAACCTGCTCGCCGGCCAGGGGCGGCTGCCGGATGCGCGACAACGGCAGATGATCGTCGACGCCTTCCGCTGA